A DNA window from Leopardus geoffroyi isolate Oge1 chromosome A1, O.geoffroyi_Oge1_pat1.0, whole genome shotgun sequence contains the following coding sequences:
- the LOC123604987 gene encoding protocadherin beta-8-like gives MEASGKFICRQRQVVLFFVLLGLSQGGMEPRRYSVVEETEGSSFVTNLAKDLGLGQKELSKRGARVISKGNKLHLKLDQETGDLLLNEKLDREELCGHTDPCVLRFQVLLENPLQFFQAELQVIDINDHSPVFVDRDMLLKISESSPPGTTFPLKNAQDVDVGRNNIETYIISPNSYFRVLTRKSSDGSRYPELVLDKALDREQEPELRLTLTAQDGGSPPRSGIAQINIEVVDINDNAPEFEQSLYRVKIPEDSPIGFLIVTVSATDADIGVNGEISYSLFQASEEICKTFEINSMTGEIRLKKQLDFGRTQFYEVNIEARDSGSFSGKCTVQTQVLDVNDNAPEITMSAFIRHIPENSPEAMVAVLSVSDLDSEENGKINCTIQDDLPFLLKSSLENFYTLVTERPLDRESQAEYNITITVTDLGTPRLKTQHNITVTVSDVNDNAPAFSQTTYTLRVRENNSPALHIGSVSATDRDSGANAQVTYSLLPPADPQLPLASLVSVNADNGQLFALRSLDYEALQAFEFGVRAADRGSPALSSQARVRVLVLDDNDNAPFVLYPPQNGSAPCTELVPRAAEAGYLVTKVVAVDGDSGQNAWLSYQLLKATEPGLFGVWAHNGEVRTARLLSERDAVKHRLVVLVRDNGEPPRSASVTLHVLLVDGFSQPYLPLPEVAAAEARADPLTVYLVVALASVSSLFLFSVLVFVAVRLCRRSRAASAGRCSGPEGHFPGHLVDVSGAGTLSQSYQYEVCLRGGSGTGELKFLKPNVPNFQGHSPGPEIEENANFRNDFGFSIQ, from the coding sequence ATGGAGGCCAGTGGGAAGTTCATTTGCAGACAAAGGCAAGTCGTTTTATTCTTTGTCCTCTTGGGCTTATCTCAGGGGGGTATGGAACCTAGGCGCTATTCTGTGGTGGAGGAAACCGAGGGGAGCTCCTTTGTAACCAATTTAGCAAAGGATCTAGGTCTGGGTCAGAAGGAACTCTCCAAGCGTGGGGCAAGGGTTATTTCCAAAGGGAACAAACTACATTTGAAGCTGGATCAGGAGACTGGAGATTTGTTGCTAAATGAGAAACTGGACCGGGAGGAATTGTGCGGTCACACAGACCCCTGTGTGCTGCGTTTCCAGGTGTTGCTAGAAAATCCCTTACAGTTTTTTCAAGCTGAGCTACAAGTAATAGACATAAATGACCATTCCCCAGTATTCGTAGACAGAGATATGTTGCTAAAAATATCAGAGAGCAGTCCACCCGGAACTACATTTCCACTGAAGAACGCTCAGGATGTGGACGTAGGCCGAAATAATATTGAGACCTATATAATCAGTCCCAACTCTTATTTTCGCGTGCTCACCCGCAAGAGCAGTGATGGCAGCAGATATCCTGAGTTGGTGCTGGATAAAGCGCTAGATCGAGAGCAGGAACCTGAACTCAGGTTAACCCTTACAGCTCAGGATGGCGGCTCTCCACCCAGGTCTGGCATCGCTCAGATCAACATTGAAGTCGTGGACATCAATGATAACGCCCCTGAATTTGAGCAGTCTCTCTACAGGGTGAAAATTCCTGAGGACAGTCCGATAGGCTTCCTGATTGTCACAGTCTCTGCTACGGATGCAGACATAGGAGTCAACGGAGAGATTTCCTATTCACTTTTCCAGGCTTCTGAAGAGATTTGCAAAACCTTTGAAATCAATTCCATGACGGGAGAAATTCGACTTAAAAAACAACTTGATTTTGGAAGAACACAGTTCTATGAAGTCAATATTGAGGCCAGAGATTCTGGCAGCTTTTCTGGAAAATGCACCGTCCAGACTCAAGTCTTGGATGTGAACGACAATGCCCCAGAAATCACCATGTCTGCATTTATTAGACACATACCTGAGAACTCGCCTGAGGCTATGGTTGCAGTTCTCAGTGTTTCAGATCTTGATtcggaagaaaatgggaaaataaattgcACAATTCAGGACGATCTACCCTTTCTCCTGAAATCTTCCTTAGAAAATTTTTACACCCTGGTAACAGAGAGACCCCTGGACAGAGAGAGCCAGGCCGAGTACAACATCACCATCACCGTCACCGACTTGGGGACCCCCAGGCTGAAAACGCAGCACAACATCACCGTGACGGTCTCCGACGTCAACGACAACGCCCCCGCCTTCAGCCAAACCACCTACACCCTGCGCGTCCGCGAGAACAACAGCCCCGCCCTGCACATCGGCAGCGTGAGCGCCACGGACAGGGACTCGGGCGCCAACGCCCAGGTCACCTACTCGCTGCTGCCGCCCGCGGACCCGCAGctgcccctggcctccctggtGTCCGTCAACGCGGACAACGGGCAGCTGTTCGCGCTCAGGTCCCTGGATTACGAGGCGCTGCAGGCGTTCGAGTTCGGCGTGCGCGCGGCCGACCGCGGCTCGCCCGCGCTCAGCAGCCAGGCGCGGGTGCGCGTGCTGGTGCTGGACGACAACGACAACGCGCCCTTCGTGCTGTACCCGCCGCAGAACGGCTCTGCGCCCTGCACCGAGCTGGTGCCCAGGGCGGCCGAGGCGGGCTACCTGGTGACCAAGGTGGTGGCGGTGGACGGCGACTCGGGCCAGAACGCCTGGCTGTCGTACCAGCTGCTCAAGGCCACGGAGCCCGGGCTGTTCGGCGTGTGGGCGCACAACGGCGAGGTGCGCACGGCCCGGCTGCTGAGCGAGCGCGACGCCGTCAAGCACAGGCTGGTGGTGCTGGTCAGGGACAATGGCGAGCCGCCGCGCTCGGCCAGCGTCACGCTGCACGTGCTGCTGGTGGACGGCTTCTCGCAGCCCTACCTGCCGCTCCCGGAGGTGGCGGCGGCCGAGGCGCGGGCAGACCCGCTCACCGTCTACTTGGTCGTCGCCTTGGCGTCCGTGTCGTCGCTCTTCCTGTTCTCGGTGCTGGTGTTCGTGGCGGTGCGGCTGTGCAGGCGGAGCCGGGCGGCGTCTGCGGGTCGCTGCTCGGGGCCCGAGGGCCACTTTCCGGGCCACCTGGTGGACGTCAGCGGCGCGGGGACGCTGTCCCAGAGCTACCAGTATGAGGTGTGTCTTCGGGGAGGCTCGGGGACCGGTGAGCTCAAGTTCCTCAAGCCAAATGTGCCCAATTTCCAGGGCCACTCCCCTGGgccagaaatagaagaaaacgcCAACTTTAGGAATGACTTTGGTTTTAGTATTCAGTGA
- the LOC123605027 gene encoding protocadherin beta-7-like, with protein sequence MEARVMPEVQKRQVFFLCVFLGMSWAGTEPLRYFVAEETERETFLANLANDLGLGVGELSARGSRVISDENIRFLLFKPLTGDLLLNEKLDREELCGPREPCVLPFQLLLEKPFQIFRAELWVRDINDHSPVFLDRETTLKILESTTPGATFLLESAQDSDVGINNLRNYTISSNAYFHINVRDSGEGNVYPELVLDAVLDREKVSELNLTLTALDGGSPPRSGTALIRILVLDINDNIPEFVQALYKVQVPEDSPVGSLVVAVSARDLDTGTNGEIVYAFFYATEVILKTFRINSTSGKLYLKAELNYEAIQTYTLTIQAKDGGGLSGKCTVVVHVTDINDNPPELLMSSLTSPIAENSPETVVAVFRIRDRDSGNNAKMVCSIQDHLPFVLKPSVQNFYTLVTERPLDRESRAEYNITITVTDLGTPRLKTQHNITVTVSDVNDNAPAFSQTTYTLRVRENNSPALHIGSVSATDRDSGANAQVTYSLLPPADPQLPLASLVSVNADNGQLFALRSLDYEALQAFEFGVRAADRGSPALSSQARVRVLVLDDNDNAPFVLYPPQNGSAPCTELVPRAAEAGYLVTKVVAVDGDSGQNAWLSYQLLKATEPGLFGVWAHNGEVRTARLLSERDAVKHRLVVLVRDNGEPPRSASVTLHVLLVDGFSQPYLPLPEVAAAEARADPLTVYLVVALASVSSLFLFSVLVFVAVRLCRRSRAASAGRCSGPEGHFPGHLVDVSGAGTLSQSYQYEVCLRGGSGTSEFKFLKPIIPNLQFQSTRREVEEYPSFQNDLGF encoded by the coding sequence ATGGAGGCCAGAGTGATGCCTGAAGTGCAGAAAAGGCaagtgttttttctttgtgtatttctgGGAATGTCTTGGGCTGGCACCGAACCGCTTCGGTATTTTGTGGCGGAGGAAACGGAGAGAGAGACCTTTCTGGCTAACCTAGCAAATGatctggggttgggggtgggggaactgtCAGCTCGGGGATCTAGAGTCATTTCAGATGAGAACATACGATTTTTACTATTCAAGCCGCTTACTGGTGATTTACTTCTAAATGAGAAATTAGACCGAGAGGAACTGTGTGGGCCCAGAGAGCCGTGTGTGCTACCTTTCCAGTTGTTACTTGAAAAGCCTTTTCAGATTTTCCGTGCTGAACTATGGGTCAGAGACATCAACGATCATTCTCCAGTATTTCTAGATAGAGAGACTACCTTGAAAATATTAGAAAGTACCACTCCAGGGGCAACATTTCTCCTAGAAAGTGCACAGGATTCAGATGTTGGAATCAACAACCTGAGAAACTACACCATCAGCTCCAATGCCTATTTCCATATTAATGTCCGTGATAGTGGGGAGGGGAATGTTTATCCTGAATTGGTCCTGGATGCAGTGCTGGATCGTGAAAAGGTTTCTGAGCTCAATTTAACCCTCACAGCCTTGGATGGTGGGTCTCCGCCCAGATCCGGGACTGCCCTCATACGCATCCTGGTTTTGGACATAAATGATAACATCCCTGAATTTGTACAGGCCCTCTACAAGGTGCAGGTGCCTGAAGACAGCCCTGTTGGCTCCCTGGTTGTCGCTGTGTCAGCTAGAGATTTAGATACCGGAACTAATGGAGAAATAGTCTATGCATTTTTTTATGCCACTGAAGTAATTCTCAAAACATTTCGAATCAATTCAACATCTGGCAAGCTTTATCTTAAAGCCGAATTGAACTACGAGGCAATACAAACTTATACATTAACTATTCAGGCCAAAGATGGCGGAGGGCTTTCTGGAAAATGTACAGTGGTGGTCCATGTAACAGATATAAATGATAATCCACCGGAACTGCTTATGTCATCACTTACTAGCCCAATTGCAGAAAACTCACCTGAGACAGTAGTAGCTGTTTTTAGGATTAGAGACAGAGATTCAGGGAACAATGCAAAGATGGTGTGCTCCATCCAAGACCATCTCCCCTTCGTCCTGAAGCCTTCAGTACAGAATTTCTACACCCTGGTAACAGAGAGACCCCTGGACAGAGAAAGCCGGGCCGAGTACAACATCACCATCACCGTCACCGACTTGGGGACCCCCAGGCTGAAAACGCAGCACAACATCACCGTGACGGTCTCCGACGTCAACGACAACGCCCCCGCCTTCAGCCAAACCACCTACACCCTGCGCGTCCGCGAGAACAACAGCCCCGCCCTGCACATCGGCAGCGTGAGCGCCACGGACAGGGACTCGGGCGCCAACGCCCAGGTCACCTACTCGCTGCTGCCGCCCGCGGACCCGCAGctgcccctggcctccctggtGTCCGTCAACGCGGACAACGGGCAGCTGTTCGCGCTCAGGTCCCTGGATTACGAGGCGCTGCAGGCGTTCGAGTTCGGCGTGCGCGCGGCCGACCGCGGCTCGCCCGCGCTCAGCAGCCAGGCGCGGGTGCGCGTGCTGGTGCTGGACGACAACGACAACGCGCCCTTCGTGCTGTACCCGCCGCAGAACGGCTCTGCGCCCTGCACCGAGCTGGTGCCCAGGGCGGCCGAGGCGGGCTACCTGGTGACCAAGGTGGTGGCGGTGGACGGCGACTCGGGCCAGAACGCCTGGCTGTCGTACCAGCTGCTCAAGGCCACGGAGCCCGGGCTGTTCGGCGTGTGGGCGCACAACGGCGAGGTGCGCACGGCCCGGCTGCTGAGCGAGCGCGACGCCGTCAAGCACAGGCTGGTGGTGCTGGTCAGGGACAATGGCGAGCCGCCGCGCTCGGCCAGCGTCACGCTGCACGTGCTGCTGGTGGACGGCTTCTCGCAGCCCTACCTGCCGCTCCCGGAGGTGGCGGCGGCCGAGGCGCGGGCAGACCCGCTCACCGTCTACTTGGTCGTCGCCTTGGCGTCCGTGTCGTCGCTCTTCCTGTTCTCGGTGCTGGTGTTCGTGGCGGTGCGGCTGTGCAGGCGGAGCCGGGCGGCGTCTGCGGGTCGCTGCTCGGGGCCCGAGGGCCACTTTCCGGGCCACCTGGTGGACGTCAGCGGCGCGGGGACGCTGTCCCAGAGCTACCAGTATGAGGTGTGTCTTCGGGGAGGCTCGGGGACCAGTGAGTTCAAGTTCCTCAAGCCCATTATCCCTAATCTGCAGTTTCAAAGTACAAGAAGGGAAGTGGAAGAATATCCCTCATTTCAGAATGATTTGGGTTTCTGA
- the LOC123604977 gene encoding protocadherin beta-17-like translates to MMDVVIGAGKGFFPLESDLIEMAQTKVHRKKRQVTILIIWMILWEVGSESIQYSVLEETESGTFVANLTKDLGLKRGELAERGAQVVFKGNRQHLQLDSQTYDLLLNEKLDREELCGSTEPCVLPFQVLLENPLQFFQAALRLLDVNDHAPEFLENEILLKISESSHPGTAFPLKIAQDLDVGSNTVQNYTISTNSHFHLFTLNHSDGRRYPELVLDKALDREEQSELRLTLTALDGGSPPRTGTSQVLIVVLDINDNAPEFAQLLYEVQVPENSPVGSLVITVFATDLDAGTYGELSYSFFQSSNQVIQAFEINAVTGEIRLKKTLDFEEIRSYRLEIEASDGGGLSGKCTIAIEVMDVNDNAPELTMSVLISDIPENTPDTVVAIFGISDPDSGENGKMMCTIQDHLPFFLKLTVENFYTLVTERALDRESQADYNITITVTDLGTPRLKTQHNITVTVSDVNDNAPAFSQTTYTLRVRENNSPALHIGSVSATDRDSGANAQVTYSLLPPADPQLPLASLVSVNADNGQLFALRSLDYEALQAFEFGVRAADRGSPALSSQARVRVLVLDDNDNAPFVLYPPQNGSAPCTELVPRAAEAGYLVTKVVAVDGDSGQNAWLSYQLLKATEPGLFGVWAHNGEVRTARLLSERDAVKHRLVVLVRDNGEPPRSASVTLHVLLVDGFSQPYLPLPEVAAAEARADPLTVYLVVALASVSSLFLFSVLVFVAVRLCRRSRAASAGRCSGPEGHFPGHLVDVSGAGTLSQSYQYEVCLRGGSGTSEFKFLKPIFPNFVSEAAGRDAEENSNFTNNFGFT, encoded by the exons ATGATGGACGTGGTGATTGGGGCTGGAAAAGGATTTTTTCCTCTGGAATCAGACCTAATAGAAATGGCGCAAACAAAAGTACATCGCAAGAAAAGGCAAGTGACTATCCTCATTATATGGATGATTTTGTGGGAAGTGGGTTCAGAATCGATTCAATATTCTGTCCTGGAGGAGACAGAAAGTGGCACGTTTGTGGCCAATTTGACAAAGGATCTGGGACTCAAGAGAGGAGAGCTGGCTGAGCGGGGTGCTCAGGTCGTTTTCAAGGGGAACAGACAGCATTTGCAGCTTGACTCACAGACTTATGATTTGCTGCTAAATGAGAAACTGGACCGGGAAGAGCTGTGCGGTTCCACTGAGCCCTGTGTGCTACCTTTCCAAGTATTACTGGAAAATCCCTTGCAGTTTTTTCAGGCTGCTTTACGA TTACTAGATGTAAATGACCATGCCCCAGAATTCCTGGAAAATGAAATCCTCCTGAAAATCTCGGAAAGCAGCCATCCAGGGACtgcatttcctttgaaaatagcTCAAGATTTAGACGTGGGCAGTAACACAGTTCAGAACTACACTATTAGCACCAACTCCCATTTCCACCTTTTCACTCTAAATCACAGTGATGGCAGGAGATACCCTGAGCTGGTGCTGGACAAAGCTCTGGACCGTGAGGAGCAGTCAGAGCTCAGGTTAACGCTCACGGCGCTGGATGGTGGGTCACCTCCGAGAACTGGGACTTCTCAGGTTCTCATTGTAGTCCTGGACATAAATGATAATGCCCCTGAATTTGCTCAGCTGCTCTATGAGGTCCAGGTCCCAGAAAACAGCCCTGTAGGTTCCCTTGTCATCACCGTGTTTGCTACAGATTTAGATGCTGGGACCTATGGAGAGTTATCCTACTCATTTTTCCAATCCTCAAATCAAGTGATTCAGGCCTTTGAAATAAACGCAGTCACGGGGGAAATTCGATTAAAAAAAACGTTGGATTTTGAGGAAATTCGATCTTATCGTTTGGAAATTGAGGCCTCAGATGGTGGGGGTCTTTCGGGAAAATGCACTATAGCTATAGAAGTGATGGATGTAAACGACAACGCCCCCGAACTGACAATGTCAGTACTCATCAGTGATATCCCAGAAAACACCCCTGACACCGTCGTCGCGATTTTCGGAATTTCAGATCCAGACTCCGGGGAAAATGGCAAAATGATGTGTACCATCCAAGACCatctccccttctttctgaaaCTTACTGTAGAAAATTTCTACACTTTGGTGACTGAAAGAGCGCTGGATAGAGAGAGCCAGGCCGATTACAACATCACCATCACCGTCACTGACTTGGGGACCCCCAGGCTGAAAACGCAGCACAACATAACCGTGACGGTGTCCGACGTCAACGACAACGCCCCCGCCTTCAGCCAAACCACCTACACCCTGCGCGTCCGCGAGAACAACAGCCCCGCCCTGCACATCGGCAGCGTGAGCGCCACGGACAGGGACTCGGGCGCCAACGCCCAGGTCACCTACTCGCTGCTGCCGCCCGCGGACCCGCAGctgcccctggcctccctggtGTCCGTCAACGCGGACAACGGGCAGCTGTTCGCGCTCAGGTCCCTGGATTACGAGGCGCTGCAGGCGTTCGAGTTCGGCGTGCGCGCGGCCGACCGCGGCTCGCCCGCGCTCAGCAGCCAGGCGCGGGTGCGCGTGCTGGTGCTGGACGACAACGACAACGCGCCCTTCGTGCTGTACCCGCCGCAGAACGGCTCTGCGCCCTGCACCGAGCTGGTGCCCAGGGCGGCCGAGGCGGGCTACCTGGTGACCAAGGTGGTGGCGGTGGACGGCGACTCGGGCCAGAACGCCTGGCTGTCGTACCAGCTGCTCAAGGCCACGGAGCCCGGGCTGTTCGGCGTGTGGGCGCACAACGGCGAGGTGCGCACGGCCCGGCTGCTGAGCGAGCGCGACGCCGTCAAGCACAGGCTGGTGGTGCTGGTCAGGGACAATGGCGAGCCGCCGCGCTCGGCCAGCGTCACGCTGCACGTGCTGCTGGTGGACGGCTTCTCGCAGCCCTACCTGCCGCTCCCGGAGGTGGCGGCGGCCGAGGCGCGGGCAGACCCGCTCACCGTCTACTTGGTCGTCGCCTTGGCGTCCGTGTCGTCGCTCTTCCTGTTCTCGGTGCTGGTGTTCGTGGCGGTGCGGCTGTGCAGGCGGAGCCGGGCGGCGTCTGCGGGTCGCTGCTCGGGGCCTGAGGGCCACTTTCCGGGCCACCTGGTGGACGTCAGCGGCGCGGGGACGCTGTCCCAGAGCTACCAGTATGAGGTGTGTCTTCGGGGAGGCTCGGGGACCAGTGAGTTCAAGTTTCTCAAGCCCATTTTCCCCAACTTCGTGAGTGAAGCAGCTGGTAGGGACGCCGAGGAAAACtctaattttacaaataattttgggTTCACTTAG